In the genome of Rhopalosiphum padi isolate XX-2018 chromosome 1, ASM2088224v1, whole genome shotgun sequence, the window CTCATGACatactgttattaaaataattaaacctagaaatttaatcaaatattaatttcttaattagATGGTGCTGCAGAATAATTTCCCTAAATGTGAATCTTtaggttatttattaattcaataaaaatatatcatcataaCACTCGCTGGtagtttatttagtttaaattgtaaataagaacaatatattatttctaaaaaaaaacactttattaataaaaatattataatgataggtAATTAGGCATATCGtacatcaaaaaattaattttgtatatccAATATCTATGTCTTCCATATAATTGAATCAATTATTAGGAAAAACATTGTATACTAATGGCTTAAATCcactaatttatacatattagaataattataaattaatttaatctgggaattattattaatgtgcaGTTATTTACTTGTTCCAATATTTAACTCCGCTAGATTTTGTtcctttaacaattttttttgtaggaCCGCTAGTATCCACTGACATTTCTTCATCTTGTATTTGTGTTCTAATTGCTTTTTTTACACTAGCAACCTCATTGTCAACAGCAGCACGGTGTTTTAATACTTCTTGTTTAGTGCGATTAGCATCGACAATACGAGCTTGTACTGTGGAAAGAACACTCTCACAGGAATCACACCACTGCTGTAATGTGTCTATCATGTTGTCAACATCATTGGTTCCAACATCCCTACCAACTGTCCAATCTACTTCCAAATAATCACTGTGTTGGTCGAGTTCGCCAGAAACCACATTAGAATAAATTGCTTCAATGATTAAGTCCTCTAAGTCTCTGACATTATCTACGTTCAACTCTTTCAAAAGAACATCGTAAGGTATTCTTTTCATTTTATTGGCCAATGTAACAATCGTTAAGTATTGCAGTTTTTTCATCTGGGGCTCACTAAGTTCTGGCAAATATTCTTTTTTGTCCAAATAATCCAAGTACGTGCCTTGTGAGAACAAGCGTAACGCATGTAGGTATGGTGCATGATGTGTAGTCTCCAATGCAATAACGTTGGGGCATTCTAAGAGTTCTGCAAACACAAATGTATCAACACAATCCAAAGCTTGTTTAATTACTTCCACTAAACTGTCGCCTTCCAATTTTAGAGCTTGAACAACAAATTGTTGCAGAGGTTTTTCAATTACTTTTTCTTGAGACATTGTGAACAAAACTCAGAAATTCGGAACCTAAACTTAGAaccggtatattatattaacagttaatataaattaacattaaagtttaaattattatatattcacattTGATGATAATAGCGTATTCACCATTCGGCATTCAAATTATTTGACAATTGATAAAGGTTCCTTTATCCTGTGACCACGAATTAAAATAGTACTATCTATTTTACTATCTTAGTCCACTCTGCTCATAACTACCGTGGTAGCTGTGGTGGTAGTACATGGTGGTAGTGACGATTAATGTGTGATAAGAGTATTATAATCAcgaattaaagataatataatatcatagaatatatatatatatgtatatatatccaccttgaTAATAAcactttgttttttaaatttttaatgttaaactatatgaatatttcaatattgaatGATCGATAGACGGATCACGAATACTGAATTGtatatttgttcaataatattgtaatttataaggaGTTATTTATTtggatataaatttattattgcatacttattatttaatatatacaatgaatTATCTGCCTTCTATAAGTCAAGCTTGTGTATTTAAGACTAGAgagttacaatttacaaaatattaatataaaatataccaaacACTATATACGTCGTATAATCGTATGAATCGTGTGAATCGTGTATAATCGATAGTTATATTAATGTCAAAATACGTATTGAACGCAATccgaatatttatttagttttgataaCCACTTAAATAGTATttcctacctattatatacggGCCACAATCGGGATAGgtgaaaagataaaaaatttactttggACCGCAATCGGGCGATGCCCGAAAAGGCgataagattaaataaaagaatGTGGGAAAAAGAACGCATACAAActatagaaaacaataaaaaaagcaattcgaaaatattttttggaaaagcAAATGAAGTAAGATATGAATGCAAGTCCAGACCAACAATTATGAGGAAGAGTGATGGAACCCTCTTGACAGGCAACAAAGAAATCGCATGTGAATTCAAAGATATGTTTTCTAAGCTTCTAAACCAACCAATAATTGATATCACCATAAACAAACTAACGACAGTAGAACAGCTACATGAAAACCCATCTAAAACTATAGTAAAAACGGGATTAAATATGCTTAAGAACAATAAAGCACCAGGTGAAGATGAAATAGCATTGCAATGGTTAAAAACGGTTGGTCCGTGCTTACTGAACCAgcctcataaattaataatagttaaataatagtttGAGAACAAGAGGATAAGGAAATACCCGAATCGTGGCGAATATCTGTCCTATgtgctgttttaaaaaaaagaggTAACATGGAGTGTAGAAATTATGGAGGAATCTCTCTACTCAATACAACTTATAAGATACGGTCTAATATACTTCTGATCagaataaattcatatattaaaaaaataataggagAATATCAAGCTGGATTCATGATAGGGAGATCAACAGTTGATCAAATTCATATAATCAAACAATTAGCTGAGAAAAGCCACGAGTTCAATAAAGATGTACACCTTATGTTCATAGATTACAAAGAAGCATACCATTTGATTAATAGAGAAAAACTATGGAATGTCATGAGTCAAATGGGAATACCAGCAAAATTAGTCATATTGATAAAAGCATGTACATATGAATCCAAAAGTAAAGTAAGTTTTGGAGGAGAGGTATCAGATGTAACGACAGGGGGCGCTCTATCATTAGCTCTAGCATTAGAATCAGTTATGCAAAATGTACTAATCCAAGCCAAAGGAAATAAAAATGGACAACAATAATGAATTAACCGTAGTAGCTTCTCTGACGATATAGTCCTCATAGCTGAAACAGAAAATGAACTGAGAAATACAACTAGTATCCTATACTAAGTGAAGGTAAAGAGATTGGTCTgaagataaataaatcaaaaacaaagtGTATGATACTTTCGAGACGAAATcacaatactaataatttaaaagttgatgaatataaatttgaaaggGTACAGAGCTTCAAGTACTTAGGGGCAAGGATCAATAAAAGTGCTAATTGCCacgaagaaattaaaaaacgaCTTATGGCAGCAAATAAATGCTACTATAagtactatagactatagtctaATGACTCTAATGCCACTATTTAAATCaagattattatcaataaaatctaaaataacgtTATAGTCGTTATACAAAGTCATAGTTAAACCAAATGCTCTATATACATGTGCTACATGGGCATTGGGCCTCGAGAAAAACTGACGAAGGAAAGTTAGGAGtgtttgaaagaaaaatattaggAAAATCTTCGGTCCAAAGAGGAATAACGTAGGGAGTATGAAATAAGAAACAACGGAGAATTGGATAATCTCTACAAGAAATCTACTGTTATTGGGTCCCTGGAGAGCACAAGGATAAGTTGAGCAGGTCACGTATGGAGATCAGAAGGAATGAAAATCCGACACAAAGAAACCTAGAGGACGCCCTAGAGACTAGAGTCTAGACAGAGATGGATGGATCGAGTATAAGAAGACTTGAAACTTTTGAACGTAAGGAACGCAGAAGAATGCGCAAACGATATAGAGAGATGGAGACAATATGATGTTGCGGCGATGGGCCTTAAAGGCCTGTAAAAGCCTAGAAGAAGAAGAAGTTATTTATTCTATGGTAATATGcagtgacattttttttttaaattggcgGGCCAGTCTCGAGCAGTCTGTTCCGATGATAAAAGTATTCCTAACATCATACGTTATCACCATGCTCACAACATCATTCTTGTCGCtccgaaataaaataaattaaagtggaGGGGTGAGTCGTGAGTGTCGCTTCCATAATATTCTATCGTAGCAACGAATCGTgtcacgaattaaaatatacaatatattagattatgattattatgtatattttaattcgtggtaagtgttaacaaaaaaattaataatattaaaaaaaaacttttagtgATAATATACGactgattacaatttataaatttatatacttctGAAGTTCTGAATCGgtgattattgttattgaattactgaattattcataatattatttcactcgCCTTCCGTTTTGCAGTTTATTTTCTGGCATACGATTCCGTCAATAGTATATTTGAGTATCGACTAACACTTTAAGATAATTCCATCGAAATCAAACCGTTTTCTTCAATATGGAGGACGACCTGCCATCCAAATATGAAGTGATCGTCATTGGCACTGGTAATATATTCCATATGtgtagaattatttttagaattttaggtTTAGTATACGCACTTTAATTGtttgttgatattaaaatatgggTAGATGTTATAGTgggtgaataataaaataagtgttaAGGAGGTtggtgaaattattaaatatttatgtttattcacaatataaataccaatacaatttcaatctttttttttatgtttattatattatgttaagcaaattgattaattttactaattttaggaacaatttttttaatattttgtagaaatatttaaaaaaaattgtaatttccttcaaaactaaattacatggttatataatactataatattaaaaatcaatattattgtctGTGTAAGATATCTTGTAAATaactgtaaatttaatttttctatttgacATAAATTAACATTGTCACTAGCTAATGGGAATAGTCATTTGAATTTTCACAgtgatattttatatgaaagcTCAAATAAAGTACAATTAGTTATATGTCTTAtaattgttgatttaaaatatatagtaatgtaGCATACAGAAtctagaatttattataatatatatatactgtccACGGAGTTGGTgttgacaattaaaaaaaaagagagagagagttGTATCGCGCACGTGTGAatcaaaaaagttaataattacgagtaattaaacatttatccaACATTAACAAAAACCCCAATTCAATAAAAAGTCATCCAAACGAAATATTTAGTGTACCTCACAGCGTAAAcacattaaatatgttaatattatattggattctaataacattttacaattgtagttaaaaactattatttgttaGAGAGCAAAaagtattatcaattatattattaatgtaaaatattgaattaataattaataatttttaagcatttaatatttaaataaaagtttgaaaatttcaatgtaTACGCCACaaaatttatattctacatatttgcttgtttaaactttaaatattaactattaaattgatttatttttgatatttctatgtttttttaattatctgcaGTTTATCCGATGTTATAGAGGCCTTATAAATGTTTAGCAaacttttctaatttaaaatatgaaattacaatgtagttattaatatttagatgtAGTGTATActttgtatgtttatattattacatacaatgtatttgtacatattatttatacagtttCTATATTCTActcatagttatattttaatattttgtaatagtcctagtatataaaataaaaattacacaaaatcaaaatatcaatattagttcctaataaaaatgtattttcataattattataaaaattattttgtcatttaatcAACTAATCAAACAACAATAttggttttcatttattatcttatttttcatacataatattatagtattttcttGTTAAGAGTTCATTGAATGGTTGTGTAATCAGAAATTATATGGTCTATTAGTCACGGTAATGAGAAAGTGAATTTCCTTTacttattatgttgtatatcaaaatatgttttctcTTTTATGGATCACTAAaaactcatttttaatttttaaattagttttaagtataaataattttattttgtgctATCTATTATCATTGGGTGCTCATCGCCCACTCACACTGTATAGTAAATTAGAACTGGGtgcctaatttaaataaattggtaatagtttattattaatttttatattactactaTTCATCTCACTctatcaataaaaatgtcaaaagtgCTAGCGATATGGATTTTGTTAAactgtaaaacaatattaattgaatattgatttatacactttctggaaaataatttttagtccaCTGTTATTACAAATGTtgattaataaagaaaaaagggAATTAAATGGCATTTAttcttacaaaaaatatattagaccaACACCATCCATTCTTTGTGATTGTTGTCTTTATTAATTTGGCATgacataaaatgtacaaaaaatttaaatttatgattggTCTTCCTATTATTGTTAACAAATTCTTAGATTATTAAGAGAATGTCAGCACaactgtttgttttctctctctggcCCATACGTAAAATAGATAAAACGCATTTAtgcacaataatttttttatatttttgagtagAAAAATCATCCATTACAAAAACAATAGCGGATTAAAATTTTGAGGGGATGACGTATCGATTTGTCCAAATATTgtctcaaaataatttaaacatcatttcaatttcaatttttttttttttttttttttttaaggttgaatacaaaattaaataacaattccctcaaaaatgattttactatAAGATTActcaaaaaccataaaaaacaGTTTTAGGTCAAAGCGTTTTATCTTTATTGTGCATGGgtcagagagagaaaacaaatatttgaaatattgtgctaacatcctcttaatataatatgaattacatttattaattatttgttattattaccttattatctgtttgtatattttgtttgaacaccaactaataataggtaaattataaccTATTTAGTAAAGAATTCTCTACTAAtcttttaatttcaaacattataaaatttgtattcatattatatttatgtaagaaactaagataaatttatctatacTACAGAGtatataaaactacaaattgTGTATTAGTTCTTCACTATGTGACTGAGCGCCTGGATCTATAAAATGATTTGGCACCCAGTACTGCTCAGTGAATTATTTATCTGAGTGCCTGGGGATATCAAATAGACATAGCTCTTAATGactattatattggttttaatataacaatgttgctgtatatcatacaatagtgcaatatttatgaattatttgtatgttAATTTCTATCGATTAGTATGGATTCACAATgatcattgataaaaaaaactattctaaGAGCTGCATTTTGTCAAGAaccaaggttttttttttttaaatcgttactCTCTTACAATTGTTTTACTACATTTTATGGTATACATCAAAtcatattctttaaaaaagttatctgctattttattttataagaattaaaaagttaacctgaaatgcaaattatatgagctctatttattatttttggatcCATTAATAGATTAGAATGAATATTAAAGGAGTAGTATTTGTTttgttgatttataaatttaataaataatataataaataaatatataatacataatgtgaTTTCAGGTATGACTGAGTCgattgttgctgctgctgctagtCGAATTGGAAAACGAGTTTTACATttagataggtatattttttctattaaaagttcctcaaaatatactatttgataattataaatatttttattggttgtCATAGAAATGACTATTATGGTGGTATGTGGGCATCATTTACATTTGAAGCTCTTCAAAAATGGCTAGAAGAATGtagaaatggaaaaaaaaatgattttgtgaAAACATCTTCTCCACTAGTGCAAGACAGTGAGAAATCTATAACTATAGGCAATCAATTTTCCACTGTATTCAATATTGAAGAAAAATGGTTTATACCCGAGTATGGtcatttttatacttgtattatgttgtttaatttttattaaatctgaaTTTTACTGTAGAAAACTTCCTT includes:
- the LOC132917712 gene encoding COP9 signalosome complex subunit 7b; this encodes MSQEKVIEKPLQQFVVQALKLEGDSLVEVIKQALDCVDTFVFAELLECPNVIALETTHHAPYLHALRLFSQGTYLDYLDKKEYLPELSEPQMKKLQYLTIVTLANKMKRIPYDVLLKELNVDNVRDLEDLIIEAIYSNVVSGELDQHSDYLEVDWTVGRDVGTNDVDNMIDTLQQWCDSCESVLSTVQARIVDANRTKQEVLKHRAAVDNEVASVKKAIRTQIQDEEMSVDTSGPTKKIVKGTKSSGVKYWNK